In one window of Caenimonas aquaedulcis DNA:
- the groL gene encoding chaperonin GroEL (60 kDa chaperone family; promotes refolding of misfolded polypeptides especially under stressful conditions; forms two stacked rings of heptamers to form a barrel-shaped 14mer; ends can be capped by GroES; misfolded proteins enter the barrel where they are refolded when GroES binds) has product MAAKDVIFGGEARARMVEGVNILANAVKVTLGPKGRNVVLERSFGAPTVTKDGVSVAKEIELKDKLQNMGAQMVKEVASKTSDIAGDGTTTATVLAQAIVREGMKYVAAGMNPMDLKRGIDKAVTALVAELKKASKATTTSKEIAQVGSISANSDETIGKIIADAMDKVGKEGVITVEDGKSLDSELEVVEGMQFDRGYLSPYFINNPEKQSALLDNPFVLLYDKKVSNIRDLLPILEQVAKAGRPLLVIAEEVEGEALATLVVNTIRGILKVVAVKAPGFGDRRKAMLEDIAILTGGKVIAEEVGLTLEKVTLADLGQAKRIEVGKENTTIIDGAGAGGDIEARVKQIRVQIEEATSDYDREKLQERVAKLAGGVAVIKVGAATEVEMKEKKARVEDALHATRAAVEEGIVAGGGVALLRAKQAAGAIKGDNPDQEAGIKLVLRAIEAPLREIVYNAGGEPSVVVNAVLNGKGNYGFNAANDTYGDMIEMGILDPTKVTRTALQNAASVSSLMLTTEAMVAEAPKEEAPAGGMPGGMGGMGGMGGMDM; this is encoded by the coding sequence ATGGCAGCTAAAGACGTTATTTTCGGCGGCGAAGCCCGCGCGCGCATGGTCGAGGGTGTGAACATCCTGGCCAACGCAGTCAAGGTGACCCTGGGCCCGAAGGGCCGCAACGTGGTCCTCGAGCGCTCCTTCGGCGCTCCCACCGTGACCAAGGACGGTGTGTCCGTGGCCAAGGAAATCGAGCTGAAGGACAAGCTCCAGAACATGGGCGCCCAGATGGTCAAGGAAGTCGCTTCCAAGACGTCCGACATCGCCGGTGACGGCACGACGACGGCCACCGTCCTCGCGCAGGCCATCGTCCGCGAAGGCATGAAGTACGTGGCCGCGGGCATGAACCCGATGGACCTGAAGCGCGGCATCGACAAGGCCGTCACGGCCCTGGTCGCCGAGCTGAAGAAGGCCTCCAAGGCCACCACCACGTCCAAGGAAATCGCGCAGGTCGGCTCCATCTCGGCCAACAGCGACGAGACCATCGGCAAGATCATCGCTGACGCGATGGACAAGGTCGGCAAGGAAGGCGTGATCACCGTCGAAGACGGCAAGTCGCTCGACTCCGAGCTGGAAGTCGTCGAAGGGATGCAGTTCGACCGCGGCTACCTCTCCCCCTACTTCATCAACAACCCCGAGAAGCAATCGGCGCTGCTGGACAACCCCTTCGTGCTGCTGTACGACAAGAAGGTGTCCAACATCCGTGACCTGCTGCCGATCCTGGAGCAGGTCGCCAAGGCCGGCCGTCCGCTGCTGGTGATCGCCGAGGAAGTCGAAGGCGAAGCCCTCGCGACCCTGGTGGTCAACACGATCCGCGGCATCCTGAAGGTCGTCGCCGTCAAGGCCCCGGGCTTCGGCGACCGCCGCAAGGCTATGCTCGAAGACATCGCCATCCTCACGGGCGGCAAGGTCATCGCGGAAGAAGTCGGCCTCACGCTCGAGAAGGTCACGCTGGCCGACCTCGGCCAGGCCAAGCGCATCGAAGTGGGCAAGGAAAACACGACGATCATCGACGGCGCCGGCGCCGGCGGCGACATCGAGGCACGCGTGAAGCAGATCCGCGTGCAGATCGAGGAAGCCACCAGCGACTACGACCGCGAGAAGCTGCAAGAGCGCGTGGCCAAGCTGGCCGGCGGTGTGGCCGTGATCAAGGTCGGCGCTGCCACCGAAGTCGAGATGAAGGAAAAGAAGGCCCGCGTGGAAGACGCGCTGCACGCGACCCGTGCCGCCGTCGAAGAAGGCATCGTGGCCGGTGGCGGCGTCGCGCTGCTGCGCGCCAAGCAGGCTGCCGGCGCCATCAAGGGCGACAACCCCGACCAGGAAGCCGGCATCAAGCTGGTGCTGCGCGCGATCGAAGCGCCCCTGCGCGAGATCGTCTACAACGCCGGCGGCGAGCCGAGCGTGGTCGTGAACGCGGTGCTGAACGGCAAGGGCAACTACGGCTTCAACGCCGCCAACGACACCTATGGCGACATGATCGAAATGGGTATCCTGGACCCGACCAAGGTGACGCGCACGGCGCTGCAGAACGCGGCTTCCGTCTCTTCGCTGATGCTCACGACCGAAGCCATGGTCGCCGAGGCGCCGAAGGAAGAGGCTCCTGCCGGCGGCATGCCTGGCGGCATGGGCGGTATGGGTGGCATGGGCGGGATGGACATGTAA
- the groES gene encoding co-chaperone GroES: MKLRPLADRVIVKRIDSETKTASGIVIPDAAAEKPDQGEVLAVGPGKKSDKGDLVAMNVKVGDRVLFGKYSGQTVKVDGDELLVMKEDDLFAVVENTK; this comes from the coding sequence ATGAAACTTCGCCCCCTCGCCGATCGCGTGATCGTCAAGCGTATCGACAGCGAAACCAAGACCGCTTCCGGAATCGTCATTCCCGACGCCGCCGCCGAAAAGCCGGACCAGGGCGAAGTCCTGGCCGTCGGCCCCGGCAAGAAGTCCGACAAGGGCGATCTCGTCGCCATGAACGTCAAGGTGGGCGACCGCGTCCTCTTCGGCAAGTACTCGGGCCAGACCGTCAAGGTCGACGGCGACGAGCTGCTGGTCATGAAGGAAGACGACCTCTTCGCCGTGGTGGAAAACACCAAGTAA
- a CDS encoding sensor histidine kinase gives MDSTPGIGNESVIPAAGGPDVQPPLAPGLVHMLLAAVDDAGEGVVVTDAQSLRYEYVNNTAARLFHLPREELMRLGPVECLAWMSDDGGDPGASSQYERVRQVIQRTIDDHLNPRAQEMEVRRRDGTTFWAEFTRRAILSGDRWIVISLIRDISERRAAQSRFELFKRALDDSDEAIYLVDPQRLVFVDVNERACRMDGVSREELMRIGPVGWDFNAADLRARCDAAIAAYPNSVMEEVRREQPGGKVLVIEKARRAIRSEGEWLVIVHVRDITERKAAERQLKRHLEELARSNEDLEQFGYVTSHDLSEPLRMMTSYAQLLHRRYGDRLDDDAREFMGFIVDGAKRMKLLIDALLEYSRAGRSAAPRQATALDRALDDALANLAHAIRDSHAVIERGPLPTLDAEPVAMMQLFQNLVGNALKFRGADEPLIRIEAVDLGEEWRMSVTDNGIGIRPQDFQRIFVVFQRLHDRTRYEGTGIGLSICKKIVERHGGRIWVESSPGAGAAFCFTLPKTRVASPPLAPAAQAD, from the coding sequence TTGGATTCCACCCCAGGCATTGGCAACGAATCCGTGATCCCGGCGGCCGGCGGCCCGGACGTTCAGCCTCCGCTCGCCCCCGGCCTCGTTCACATGCTCCTGGCCGCGGTGGACGACGCCGGGGAAGGGGTGGTGGTGACGGACGCGCAGAGCCTTCGCTACGAATACGTGAACAACACGGCCGCCCGGCTGTTCCACCTTCCCCGCGAGGAGTTGATGCGGCTCGGGCCGGTCGAGTGCCTGGCGTGGATGTCCGACGACGGCGGCGACCCGGGCGCGTCCTCTCAGTACGAGCGCGTGCGGCAGGTCATCCAGCGCACCATCGACGACCACCTGAACCCGCGCGCGCAGGAAATGGAAGTGAGGCGCAGGGACGGCACGACTTTCTGGGCCGAGTTCACCCGGCGCGCCATCCTCTCAGGCGACCGCTGGATCGTCATCAGCCTGATACGCGACATCAGCGAGCGGCGCGCGGCGCAGTCCCGGTTCGAACTCTTCAAGCGCGCCCTGGACGACTCGGACGAGGCGATCTACCTGGTGGACCCACAGCGGCTGGTGTTCGTCGACGTCAACGAGCGGGCGTGCCGCATGGACGGCGTCTCGCGCGAAGAGCTGATGCGCATCGGGCCGGTGGGCTGGGATTTCAACGCCGCGGACTTGCGGGCGCGGTGCGACGCCGCGATCGCGGCCTATCCCAATTCCGTGATGGAAGAAGTCCGCCGGGAGCAGCCCGGCGGAAAGGTGCTGGTCATCGAAAAGGCGCGCCGCGCCATCCGCTCCGAAGGGGAGTGGCTGGTCATCGTGCACGTGCGCGACATTACGGAGCGAAAGGCGGCGGAGCGGCAGCTCAAGCGCCACCTGGAGGAGCTCGCGCGATCGAACGAGGACCTCGAGCAATTCGGCTACGTGACTTCGCACGACCTGTCGGAACCCCTGCGCATGATGACGAGCTACGCGCAACTCCTCCATCGCCGCTACGGCGACAGGCTCGACGACGATGCGCGCGAATTCATGGGATTCATCGTCGACGGCGCCAAGCGGATGAAGCTGCTCATCGACGCGCTGCTCGAATATTCGCGCGCGGGGCGCAGCGCCGCGCCCCGCCAGGCGACCGCCCTGGACCGCGCGCTGGACGATGCGCTCGCCAACCTCGCGCATGCGATTCGCGACAGCCACGCCGTGATCGAGCGGGGGCCGTTGCCGACGCTGGACGCCGAGCCGGTCGCGATGATGCAGCTGTTCCAGAACCTCGTGGGCAACGCATTGAAATTCCGGGGGGCGGACGAGCCGCTCATCCGTATCGAAGCGGTGGACCTCGGGGAGGAGTGGCGGATGTCGGTGACGGACAACGGCATCGGCATCCGGCCGCAGGACTTCCAGCGGATCTTCGTGGTGTTCCAGCGCCTGCACGACCGCACGCGCTACGAGGGCACGGGCATCGGGCTGTCGATCTGCAAGAAGATCGTGGAGCGGCATGGGGGCCGCATCTGGGTCGAATCGAGCCCGGGTGCCGGTGCGGCCTTCTGCTTCACGCTGCCCAAGACGCGCGTCGCGTCACCGCCCCTTGCGCCGGCAGCCCAAGCGGACTAG
- a CDS encoding universal stress protein has translation MQKILIAVDGSELSLDAVRHALALRRQGLEAEFVLANVQEPASLYELLTIRDPERVQGMTASAGDHLLERARELCNAAGASYECEIASGDPAHTLLDIAERFSCDAIIVGARGHGGLLGTHLGSVSQVLAETSSIPVTVVKHAAFDAAGEFARHDTSRPADPEVVIGLA, from the coding sequence ATGCAGAAGATCCTCATCGCCGTCGACGGCTCCGAACTCTCGCTGGACGCGGTGCGGCACGCGCTGGCATTGCGGCGCCAGGGACTGGAAGCCGAATTCGTCCTGGCCAACGTGCAGGAGCCCGCGTCGCTCTACGAACTACTCACCATCCGTGACCCCGAGCGCGTGCAGGGCATGACGGCGAGCGCCGGTGACCACCTGCTCGAGCGCGCGCGCGAACTGTGCAACGCCGCCGGCGCGAGCTACGAATGCGAAATCGCATCGGGCGACCCGGCGCACACGCTGCTCGACATCGCCGAGCGCTTCTCCTGCGACGCGATCATCGTCGGCGCGCGTGGACACGGCGGCCTGCTGGGCACGCACCTCGGCTCGGTGTCGCAGGTGCTCGCCGAGACGTCCAGCATTCCGGTCACCGTGGTGAAGCACGCGGCGTTCGACGCCGCGGGCGAGTTCGCGCGGCACGACACCTCGCGCCCGGCCGACCCCGAAGTCGTCATCGGCCTGGCCTGA